The DNA region CGCTGGGTATCACGACTCTCCCCCAACTCGAAAAGGCGGCAAAAGCAGGCAATCTGCGCGACTTGCCCGGCATGGGCGCAAAGTCCGAGACGGCGATTCTGGATGGATTGGCGTCGCTGGCGCGGCGTTCCGGGCGGATCCCGCTCGGGCGGGCGTATCCGCTTGCGCAGGAGATCATCGGAGTCCTCAAGGGCGTGAAGGGAGTCGTCGCGGCAGAACCAGCCGGGAGTTTAAGAAGGATGCGTTCCACTGTCGGCGATCTTGATATTTTGGTGGCGGCAAAAGATTCATCCGTAGTCATGGAAGCGTTCGTCAATCTCAAAGGTGTGAGCCGCGTGCTGGGGAAAGGCGAAACGAAAGCCAGCATCGAATTTACCGACGGCGTGCGCGCGCAGATCTGGGTGCATCCGCCCGAGCGGTTTGGGACGGCGCTGCAATACGCGACCGGGTCAAAAGACCATAATGTGAAGTTGCGTCAGATCGCGTTGGATAAAGGCTTGTCGCTTTCCGAACATGCGTTGACGAAAACAAAAGGCAAAGGCGAGATATTATGCGCCACCGAGGAAGACGTTTACAAAACGCTGGGCTTGCCGTGGGTGCCGCCCGAACTGCGTGAAGACCGCGGCGAAGTGGAAGCGGCGAAGAAAAACAAAATGCCGAAGTTGATCCAAGTGAAGGATATCAAATCCAACCTGCACATGCACTCGACCTACAGCGACGGCAAGTTGAGCATGTTGGACATGGCGCGCGCCGCGATCAAACGCGGATTGAAAGTGATCGTCTTCACCGATCATTCCGTCAGCCTCGGCGTCGCCAATGGGCTTTCCATCGAACGCCACAAACAACAGGCGGCGGAGATCAAAAAGATTCAAAAGCAACTCGGCGATG from Anaerolineales bacterium includes:
- the polX gene encoding DNA polymerase/3'-5' exonuclease PolX, with product MMNNRQLADTFTLIANLLEIKGEIIYKTLAYRKASESLMGLGREASEYWKEGKLEEIPGVGKAIAEKIDELLSTGKLEFLEKLKKEVPEELAGWLQVPGLGPKKISAIWKALGITTLPQLEKAAKAGNLRDLPGMGAKSETAILDGLASLARRSGRIPLGRAYPLAQEIIGVLKGVKGVVAAEPAGSLRRMRSTVGDLDILVAAKDSSVVMEAFVNLKGVSRVLGKGETKASIEFTDGVRAQIWVHPPERFGTALQYATGSKDHNVKLRQIALDKGLSLSEHALTKTKGKGEILCATEEDVYKTLGLPWVPPELREDRGEVEAAKKNKMPKLIQVKDIKSNLHMHSTYSDGKLSMLDMARAAIKRGLKVIVFTDHSVSLGVANGLSIERHKQQAAEIKKIQKQLGDDILVLHGSEVEIKADGSLDYPDDFLASLDLVVASLHSSLRQPREKVTARLLKAVQNPHVDIIGHPTGRELMPEREGADLDMEVIIKAAVDSGVAMEINAHPSRLDLDDGFARRARELGVLLSINTDAHSEGDYDMLHYGVAVARRAWLEPKDVINTWTAKKLLDWLKKRG